The following proteins are co-located in the Deinococcus metallilatus genome:
- a CDS encoding DUF4032 domain-containing protein, which yields MSDHNQRNQARHEVERARFVGDVRDLLAILRREPNELLPFEWVRHLGPEGEHSLGVQAIPVEQIAGSVDRYREFDRHYLPREPYLDERWIGVRAAQLQGKELPPIQVYKVGELYFVKDGNHRVSVARRQGQRDIDAHVIELHVAVPPDEHDTLRDLIIKGEYARFLKETNLDRVVPGHHEILFTTPGRYDRLLEHIRTRQYFLDRKPERAGLPPVTWEEAVESWYRRLFRRVVDNIEHHDVMSRFPGRTEADLYLWIMDHRYFLSERYGHDVGSEQATRDFRAHHAPPLYRRVGQRMRLLWRGRLHPAR from the coding sequence ATGAGCGACCACAACCAACGCAACCAGGCCCGTCACGAGGTGGAACGCGCGCGCTTTGTGGGCGATGTGCGCGATCTGCTCGCCATCTTGCGGCGCGAGCCAAACGAGCTGCTGCCCTTCGAGTGGGTGCGGCACCTCGGCCCGGAAGGGGAACATTCGCTGGGCGTTCAGGCGATTCCGGTCGAGCAGATCGCCGGGTCGGTGGACCGCTACCGCGAGTTCGACCGCCACTACCTCCCGCGCGAGCCGTACCTCGACGAACGCTGGATCGGGGTGCGGGCCGCGCAGCTTCAGGGCAAGGAACTGCCGCCCATCCAGGTGTACAAGGTCGGGGAGCTGTACTTCGTCAAGGACGGCAACCACCGTGTCTCGGTCGCGCGCCGTCAGGGCCAGCGCGACATCGACGCGCACGTGATCGAACTCCATGTGGCTGTCCCCCCGGACGAACACGACACCCTGCGCGACCTGATCATCAAGGGCGAATACGCCCGGTTTCTCAAGGAAACGAACCTCGACCGGGTGGTACCGGGACACCACGAGATTCTGTTCACCACGCCGGGCCGCTATGACCGGCTCCTCGAACACATCCGCACCCGGCAGTATTTTCTGGACCGCAAACCGGAACGCGCGGGCCTGCCGCCCGTCACCTGGGAGGAGGCGGTGGAAAGCTGGTACCGTCGCCTCTTCCGCCGTGTGGTGGACAACATCGAACACCACGACGTGATGTCCCGTTTCCCGGGCCGCACCGAGGCTGACCTGTACCTCTGGATCATGGACCACCGCTACTTCCTGTCGGAACGCTACGGGCACGACGTGGGCAGCGAGCAGGCCACCCGCGACTTCCGCGCCCACCACGCCCCGCCCCTGTACCGGCGGGTCGGGCAGCGGATGCGGCTGCTGTGGCGCGGGCGGCTGCATCCCGCGCGGTGA
- a CDS encoding M17 family metallopeptidase produces the protein MQLMTGLEQADLTLTFLSGEAADLPAQVTRNLKPGAVRLLSRGAEGDVAVALPPTDAAEARELGEALVKLATDLGARAVRVEETPHADALTLAALAAGDRDARYRAEARPGPAEFAVEGLSGANRARVEAVAAGVRFARELVNAPANLLNPVTLAREARTLEALGADVDIWDGTEIEARGMGLLAAVAAGSATGPRLIRVTLPARGEVTRVLALVGKGITFDTGGYSIKPAAGMTTMKGDMGGAAAVLGTMRALAAARDLLPEGVEVRAYVPAAENMVGPHAMRPGDIYRAANGKTVEVVNTDAEGRLILADALAVACDEGATELVDVATLTGAKVTALGNDVAALYSTDADLTARLQASAEASGEFVWEMPLHAPYLKAFQKDTLADLRNSDMVPAGGSIKAALFLREFVTRPWAHLDIAGNAMKDGQATGWGVGTLTGYVLGR, from the coding sequence ATGCAACTCATGACCGGGCTGGAGCAGGCGGACCTGACCCTGACGTTTCTCTCGGGGGAGGCGGCGGACCTCCCCGCACAGGTGACGCGGAACCTGAAGCCAGGAGCGGTGCGGCTGCTCTCGCGGGGGGCTGAGGGCGACGTGGCCGTTGCGCTGCCCCCCACGGACGCGGCCGAGGCCCGCGAACTGGGCGAGGCGCTGGTGAAGCTGGCGACCGACCTGGGCGCGCGGGCGGTGCGGGTGGAAGAAACGCCGCACGCGGACGCCCTCACCCTGGCCGCGCTCGCGGCGGGCGACCGGGACGCCCGTTACCGCGCTGAGGCCCGGCCCGGCCCCGCCGAGTTCGCGGTGGAGGGCCTGTCCGGCGCGAACCGTGCCCGGGTGGAAGCGGTCGCGGCGGGCGTGCGCTTTGCCCGCGAACTGGTGAACGCTCCCGCCAACCTCCTCAACCCGGTCACCCTCGCCCGCGAGGCGCGCACCCTGGAGGCCCTGGGGGCCGATGTGGACATCTGGGACGGCACCGAGATCGAGGCGCGTGGCATGGGCCTGCTGGCGGCGGTCGCGGCCGGGAGCGCCACCGGGCCGCGCCTGATCCGGGTGACCCTTCCGGCGCGGGGGGAGGTCACGCGCGTCCTGGCCCTGGTGGGCAAGGGCATCACCTTCGACACGGGCGGCTACTCGATCAAGCCCGCGGCGGGCATGACCACCATGAAGGGCGACATGGGCGGCGCGGCGGCCGTGCTGGGGACGATGCGTGCCCTGGCCGCCGCGCGCGACCTGCTCCCGGAGGGCGTGGAGGTCCGCGCCTACGTCCCCGCCGCCGAGAACATGGTCGGCCCGCACGCCATGCGCCCCGGCGACATCTACCGCGCCGCCAACGGCAAGACGGTCGAGGTGGTGAACACCGACGCCGAAGGTCGCCTGATCCTGGCGGACGCCCTGGCCGTCGCCTGCGACGAGGGCGCGACCGAGCTGGTGGACGTGGCGACCCTGACCGGCGCGAAGGTCACCGCCCTGGGCAACGACGTGGCCGCCCTCTACAGCACCGACGCCGACCTGACTGCCCGCCTCCAGGCCAGCGCCGAGGCCTCCGGCGAGTTCGTCTGGGAAATGCCGCTGCACGCCCCCTACCTGAAAGCTTTCCAGAAAGACACGCTGGCCGACCTCCGCAACTCGGACATGGTGCCCGCCGGGGGCAGCATCAAGGCCGCCCTCTTCCTGCGCGAGTTCGTCACGCGGCCCTGGGCGCACCTCGATATCGCCGGGAATGCCATGAAGGACGGTCAGGCGACCGGCTGGGGCGTGGGGACGCTGACGGGGTACGTGCTGGGGCGGTAA
- a CDS encoding MarR family winged helix-turn-helix transcriptional regulator, which yields MTSETLPPPTQEQVGRFLTSMWHFNRRLKQELDPLLAARHGLDSRKFFILRGIQAGHQYPKVLAEQLQIPATLLSRYLDQLVKQGLIERHIDAQDSRRTRLSLTEAGEHAVADTLVTVQTLTGARLARLDPRTLPTLLDALEHLTHEDPA from the coding sequence GTGACTTCCGAAACCCTTCCTCCCCCGACACAGGAGCAGGTGGGGCGTTTTCTGACCAGCATGTGGCACTTCAACCGCAGGCTGAAGCAGGAACTCGACCCCCTCCTCGCCGCCAGGCACGGCCTGGATTCGCGCAAGTTCTTCATCCTGCGCGGCATCCAGGCGGGCCACCAGTACCCGAAGGTGCTGGCCGAGCAGCTCCAGATTCCGGCCACGCTGCTCAGCCGTTACCTCGACCAGCTCGTCAAGCAGGGGCTGATCGAGCGCCACATCGACGCGCAGGATTCGCGCCGCACGCGCCTGAGCCTGACTGAGGCGGGCGAACACGCCGTCGCGGACACGTTGGTCACCGTGCAGACCCTCACGGGCGCGCGGCTGGCCCGGCTGGACCCGCGCACGCTGCCCACCCTGCTCGACGCCCTGGAACACCTGACCCACGAGGACCCCGCATGA
- a CDS encoding sulfite oxidase-like oxidoreductase — MLGRFFKKPGDDMGGRVPPGQTLTTRFPVLTYGPSQHYAPQDVVVRVFGLAEEKTFTWDDLLALPQTTLTYDIHCVTHWSKLDTTWTGVRVVDLMKHIQLDPAARYVMEHSVGGYTTNLSLEDFTRPENLLAHTFGGEPLAPEHGGPLRLVVPHLYFWKSAKWLDGLEFMATDKPGFWERNGYHMRGDPFKEERYDDD, encoded by the coding sequence ATGCTCGGCAGATTCTTCAAGAAACCAGGGGACGACATGGGCGGGCGCGTGCCCCCCGGTCAGACCCTTACCACCCGCTTTCCGGTCCTGACCTACGGCCCCTCGCAGCACTACGCCCCGCAGGATGTGGTTGTGCGCGTGTTCGGGCTGGCGGAAGAGAAGACCTTCACCTGGGACGATCTGCTGGCGCTGCCGCAGACTACGCTGACCTACGACATCCACTGCGTCACCCACTGGAGCAAGCTGGACACCACCTGGACCGGCGTGCGCGTCGTGGACCTGATGAAGCACATCCAGCTCGACCCGGCCGCCCGCTACGTGATGGAGCACAGCGTGGGCGGCTACACCACCAACCTCAGCCTGGAGGACTTCACCCGGCCCGAGAACCTGCTGGCCCACACCTTCGGCGGCGAGCCGCTCGCCCCGGAACACGGCGGACCGCTGCGCCTGGTCGTGCCGCACCTCTACTTCTGGAAGAGCGCGAAGTGGCTGGACGGGCTGGAGTTCATGGCCACCGACAAGCCCGGCTTCTGGGAGCGTAACGGCTACCACATGCGCGGCGACCCCTTCAAGGAGGAGCGTTACGACGACGACTGA
- a CDS encoding MDR family MFS transporter: MTAPTQTAPFNFTEQEKRTTLIGLLVVFLLAALSQTIVSTAMPRIIADLQGFNLYSWVTTAYLLASTVMVPIYGKLSDLYGRKPILVFGIVVFLLGSALSGLAGEPFLGNFLGGGMNQLIAFRAVAGFGGAALFTMAFAILADMFPPAQRAKFGGLFGAIFGLASVIGPAVGGFLTDQLSWRWTFYVNLPLGLLALFLILARMPRLTHRSEGKIDYPGAALILSTTIPLLLALTWGGTTYPWDSARIITLFAVSAVSLIAFLFVESRTRDAIIPLSLFRIRMFSLGNLAAFIMGMAFLGVILFLPLYMQMVLGVSPTNSGFSMLPLMGGLILSSILSGNIVGRTGQYKPWMIGGGLVLMLGVYLLTQITTSTSIADLGWRMFVVGLGLGPAQSLFTLAIQNAVPMTQMGIATSSSQFFRQIGSTIGAALFGTLLLNNLHAELPRHLPQIPGMQMNANNFDLGALRASSSGSGNGPEQKIRAAFDAQYAQIEKALNGDQTSARALAANPVVPAELKALVANGGLQAQVHQKLTAQAAQIGNVLKNGEAGRQALLNSDVPEALKTQLRALPAQALATPQAAAVTAQRVQQGILAQEPTAVKQATQTTLAQIKTKLNEQARTLAAQLTSGMKEGFTVAMTRMFGTSIWIILAGFLVTLFVPAIPLRGRAERVNSAPPAQTQPGD, encoded by the coding sequence ATGACCGCACCGACCCAAACTGCCCCTTTCAACTTCACCGAGCAGGAAAAGCGAACGACCCTGATCGGCCTGCTGGTGGTCTTCCTGCTGGCGGCGCTCAGCCAGACCATCGTGAGCACGGCCATGCCGCGCATCATCGCGGACCTCCAGGGCTTCAACCTGTATTCCTGGGTCACCACCGCCTACCTGCTGGCGAGCACCGTGATGGTGCCGATCTACGGCAAGCTCTCGGACCTGTACGGCCGCAAGCCCATTCTGGTGTTCGGGATCGTGGTCTTTTTGCTCGGCTCGGCTCTGAGCGGCCTGGCGGGTGAGCCGTTCCTGGGGAACTTCCTGGGCGGCGGCATGAACCAGCTCATCGCCTTCCGCGCGGTGGCGGGCTTCGGCGGCGCGGCGCTCTTCACGATGGCCTTCGCGATCCTGGCCGACATGTTCCCGCCCGCGCAGCGCGCCAAGTTCGGCGGCCTGTTCGGCGCGATCTTCGGCCTCGCCAGCGTGATCGGCCCGGCGGTCGGCGGCTTCCTGACCGACCAGCTCTCCTGGCGCTGGACCTTTTACGTGAACCTGCCGCTCGGCCTGCTGGCCCTCTTCCTGATTCTCGCCAGGATGCCCCGGCTGACACACCGCTCCGAAGGCAAGATCGACTACCCCGGCGCGGCGCTGATCCTCTCGACCACCATTCCGCTGCTGCTGGCCCTGACCTGGGGCGGCACGACCTACCCCTGGGACAGCGCGCGGATCATCACGCTCTTCGCCGTGAGCGCGGTCAGCCTGATCGCCTTCCTGTTCGTGGAGTCGCGCACCCGGGACGCGATCATCCCGTTGAGCCTTTTCCGTATCCGGATGTTCTCGCTGGGCAACCTGGCGGCCTTCATCATGGGGATGGCGTTCCTGGGCGTGATCCTGTTCCTGCCGCTGTACATGCAGATGGTGCTGGGCGTCTCGCCCACCAACAGCGGCTTCTCGATGCTGCCGCTGATGGGCGGCCTGATCCTGTCGAGCATCCTGAGCGGCAACATCGTGGGCCGCACCGGCCAGTACAAGCCCTGGATGATCGGCGGCGGCCTGGTGCTGATGCTGGGCGTGTACCTGCTGACCCAGATCACCACCTCGACCAGCATCGCGGACCTGGGCTGGCGCATGTTCGTCGTGGGCCTGGGCCTGGGACCCGCGCAGAGCCTCTTCACGCTCGCCATCCAGAACGCCGTCCCGATGACCCAGATGGGGATCGCCACCTCCAGCTCGCAGTTTTTCCGCCAGATCGGCTCCACTATCGGCGCGGCGCTGTTCGGCACGCTGCTGCTGAACAACCTGCACGCCGAACTGCCCAGGCACCTGCCCCAGATTCCCGGGATGCAGATGAACGCGAACAACTTCGACCTGGGCGCCCTGCGGGCCAGCAGCAGCGGCAGCGGCAACGGCCCCGAGCAGAAGATCCGGGCCGCCTTCGACGCCCAGTACGCCCAGATCGAGAAGGCGCTGAACGGCGACCAGACCTCCGCCCGCGCCCTGGCCGCCAACCCGGTCGTCCCCGCCGAACTCAAGGCGCTGGTGGCGAACGGCGGCCTCCAGGCGCAGGTGCATCAGAAGCTGACGGCGCAGGCCGCGCAGATCGGCAACGTGCTGAAAAACGGCGAGGCGGGCCGTCAGGCGCTGCTGAACAGTGACGTTCCCGAGGCCCTCAAGACGCAGCTCAGGGCACTCCCCGCCCAGGCCCTCGCCACCCCGCAGGCCGCCGCCGTGACCGCCCAGCGCGTTCAGCAGGGCATCCTGGCGCAGGAACCCACCGCCGTGAAGCAGGCCACGCAGACCACGCTGGCGCAGATCAAGACAAAGCTGAACGAGCAGGCCAGGACGCTCGCCGCCCAGCTCACCAGCGGCATGAAGGAAGGCTTCACCGTCGCCATGACCAGGATGTTCGGCACGAGTATCTGGATCATCCTCGCGGGCTTCCTGGTCACGCTGTTCGTCCCGGCCATCCCGCTGCGGGGGCGGGCCGAGCGGGTGAACAGCGCGCCGCCCGCCCAGACACAACCGGGCGACTGA